Proteins co-encoded in one Streptomyces sp. JH34 genomic window:
- a CDS encoding cobalamin B12-binding domain-containing protein, with translation MGVTGPIRVVVAKPGLDGHDRGAKVIARALRDAGMEVIYTGLHQTPEQIVDTAIQEDADAIGLSILSGAHNTLFAKVIELLKERDAEDIKVFGGGIIPEADIAPLKEQGVAEIFTPGATTASIVDWVNAHVRQPAEA, from the coding sequence ATGGGTGTGACCGGTCCTATCCGCGTGGTGGTGGCAAAGCCGGGCCTCGACGGCCATGACCGCGGGGCCAAGGTGATCGCGCGGGCGCTGCGGGACGCGGGCATGGAGGTGATCTACACGGGGCTCCACCAGACCCCCGAGCAGATCGTGGACACGGCGATCCAGGAGGACGCCGACGCCATCGGCCTCTCGATCCTCTCCGGGGCGCACAACACACTCTTCGCCAAGGTCATCGAGCTCCTGAAGGAACGTGACGCGGAGGACATCAAGGTGTTCGGCGGCGGCATCATCCCCGAGGCGGACATCGCTCCGCTGAAGGAGCAGGGCGTCGCGGAGATCTTCACCCCGGGTGCGACGACCGCCTCGATCGTCGACTGGGTGAACGCACACGTCCGCCAGCCCGCGGAGGCCTGA
- a CDS encoding DUF5691 domain-containing protein — translation MPTTVTTTGVPVSASWEDLVTSALLGTDRRPVRTEGGSAVSPSALLDAAAAHTVRRRAGLRPATGAAPPVPAPADHRPPLPAAARRRLAQLLADRSAPPGGGRRGAAPDLTELIPQWLASARAHGYRAPAELLPALLDAARARTDLRPHVLAFAGPRGLWLAGLNPEWRFALRASSRHARRPDTTDPEAVRQLWEEGLFAERVAVLDALREQDPGGARALLTSTWSSERAEDRLMFLDSLRAGLSGDDEGFLEEALADRSRNVRSTAAELLSALPGSALARRMADRATSCVNPDRTGGAVSIAVEAPHECDAAMQRDGVVPAPPSGRGERSWWLGQLVEATPLGVWRERFGGRPAHELVALPVADGWAGDLHAAWCRAAVRQRDPDWARALLGAPSTPPANGPGTASLGERSKLLATLPPPERALWVAGFIAAHGLSEAFQLLGVCSVPWDAPLGRSVVDALDIARDAGSYPWSFSGVMGLAERCLNPAEADRLAVLTTTPDEPEGASPGAGGYWSEAFLRLVSTLRLRAAMDAELSRDSA, via the coding sequence ATGCCCACCACCGTCACCACGACCGGCGTGCCTGTGAGCGCCTCATGGGAAGACCTCGTCACCTCGGCCCTGCTCGGCACCGACCGACGGCCCGTGCGGACGGAGGGTGGCTCCGCGGTCTCCCCCTCGGCACTGCTCGACGCGGCCGCTGCGCACACCGTGCGCCGCAGAGCGGGCCTCCGCCCGGCCACCGGGGCGGCACCGCCCGTGCCCGCACCGGCAGACCACCGGCCACCGCTGCCCGCCGCAGCCCGCCGCCGGCTCGCCCAGTTGCTCGCCGACCGCTCGGCGCCGCCCGGCGGCGGGCGGCGGGGGGCGGCCCCCGACCTCACCGAGCTGATCCCCCAGTGGCTCGCCTCCGCCCGTGCGCACGGCTATCGCGCCCCGGCGGAACTGCTGCCCGCCCTGCTGGACGCGGCGAGAGCGCGTACGGATCTGCGGCCGCACGTCCTGGCGTTCGCCGGGCCACGCGGGCTCTGGCTGGCCGGACTGAACCCGGAGTGGAGGTTCGCCCTGCGCGCCTCGTCACGGCACGCGCGGCGGCCGGACACGACGGACCCGGAGGCGGTGCGGCAGCTCTGGGAGGAGGGCCTCTTCGCCGAGCGGGTCGCGGTTCTCGACGCCCTGCGGGAGCAGGACCCCGGCGGGGCCCGCGCCCTGCTCACCTCCACATGGTCCTCGGAGCGGGCCGAGGACAGGTTGATGTTCCTCGATTCCCTGCGCGCCGGCCTCTCGGGGGACGACGAGGGGTTCCTGGAGGAGGCCTTGGCGGACCGCAGCCGCAACGTGCGTTCCACGGCTGCCGAGTTGCTGTCCGCGCTGCCCGGTTCCGCGCTCGCCCGGCGGATGGCGGACCGTGCCACCTCCTGTGTGAACCCTGACCGCACGGGGGGTGCCGTGTCCATCGCGGTGGAGGCGCCGCACGAGTGCGACGCCGCGATGCAGCGCGACGGCGTGGTGCCCGCACCGCCCTCGGGGCGTGGGGAACGGTCTTGGTGGCTCGGCCAGTTGGTGGAGGCCACCCCGCTCGGTGTCTGGCGGGAGAGGTTCGGCGGCAGGCCGGCCCACGAGCTCGTGGCGCTGCCGGTCGCCGACGGATGGGCCGGTGACCTGCACGCCGCCTGGTGCAGGGCCGCCGTGCGGCAGCGCGATCCCGACTGGGCGCGGGCGCTGCTCGGCGCCCCCTCGACACCCCCGGCGAACGGCCCCGGGACGGCGTCGCTGGGAGAGCGGTCGAAACTCCTCGCCACCCTGCCGCCCCCCGAGCGAGCGCTCTGGGTCGCCGGCTTCATAGCCGCGCACGGTCTCTCGGAGGCCTTCCAACTGCTCGGCGTCTGCTCCGTGCCCTGGGACGCGCCGCTCGGCCGGTCGGTGGTCGACGCCCTCGACATCGCCCGGGACGCGGGGAGCTACCCCTGGAGCTTCAGCGGGGTGATGGGCCTCGCCGAGCGCTGCCTGAACCCCGCCGAGGCGGACCGCCTCGCGGTCCTCACCACCACGCCGGACGAGCCGGAAGGCGCTTCGCCGGGTGCGGGTGGCTACTGGTCGGAGGCGTTCCTGCGCCTGGTGTCCACCCTGCGCCTGCGCGCCGCCATGGACGCGGAGCTGTCCCGGGACAGCGCGTGA
- a CDS encoding alpha/beta fold hydrolase, which yields MKVLSFLPLLLRGPCLRPAWLSSTLIRATALELVILAGHALVYPSGLTPERRSPTTRPALDAAAAKGTRTGTRPGADDGITRSADATALPTTGGDRPPVVLLHGFIDNRSVFVLLRRSLARHGWHHLESLNYSPLTCDIRTAAELLGRHVKEICSRTGHREVDIVGHSLGGLIARYYVQRLGGDRRVRTLVTLGTPHGGTAAVPLAGAHPIVRQMRSGSELIEELRRPAPGCRTRFVSFWSELDRVILPVETACVDHPDLDAVNVRVTGIGHLALPVHPAVASAIRQALESDGADVGAPGAASVA from the coding sequence ATGAAGGTCCTGTCCTTCCTACCCCTACTGCTGCGCGGCCCGTGCCTGCGCCCCGCCTGGCTGTCGTCGACGCTGATCAGAGCCACCGCGCTGGAGCTGGTGATCCTCGCCGGGCACGCGCTGGTCTACCCGTCCGGCCTCACCCCGGAGCGCCGGTCCCCCACGACCCGGCCCGCCCTCGACGCGGCCGCCGCCAAGGGCACCCGCACCGGCACCAGGCCGGGTGCCGATGACGGGATCACCCGTTCGGCGGATGCGACCGCACTGCCCACCACGGGCGGCGACCGCCCGCCCGTCGTCCTCCTGCACGGCTTCATCGACAACCGCTCCGTCTTCGTCCTGCTCCGCCGCTCCCTGGCCCGGCACGGCTGGCACCATCTGGAGTCGCTCAACTACTCGCCCCTGACCTGCGACATCCGCACGGCGGCCGAACTCCTCGGCCGCCACGTGAAGGAGATCTGCTCCCGCACCGGGCACCGGGAGGTCGACATCGTCGGCCACAGCCTCGGCGGCCTGATCGCGCGGTACTACGTCCAGCGGCTCGGCGGGGACCGCCGGGTGCGCACGCTCGTCACCCTCGGCACGCCGCACGGGGGCACCGCCGCCGTCCCGCTGGCCGGTGCGCACCCCATCGTCAGGCAGATGCGCAGCGGCTCCGAGCTCATCGAGGAACTGCGGCGCCCCGCCCCGGGCTGCCGGACGCGGTTCGTCAGCTTCTGGAGCGAGCTGGACAGAGTGATCCTTCCCGTCGAGACGGCCTGCGTCGACCATCCCGACCTCGACGCGGTGAATGTGCGCGTCACCGGCATCGGCCACCTCGCCCTTCCGGTGCACCCCGCGGTCGCCTCCGCGATCCGGCAGGCACTCGAGTCCGACGGCGCGGACGTCGGCGCTCCGGGGGCCGCCTCCGTCGCGTGA